A single window of Loxodonta africana isolate mLoxAfr1 chromosome 10, mLoxAfr1.hap2, whole genome shotgun sequence DNA harbors:
- the LOC100671246 gene encoding olfactory receptor 11H1-like gives MYMFLGNFSFLEICYVTTTLPNLLVNFLSTTKSISFVSCFVQFYFFFSFGCDEGFYLCIMAFDRYLAICHPLHYPRIMTKELYTSLAIFGWSCGFILFLTPVVVISQLPYCGPNIINHFVCDPVPLMMLSCSEDTTTQLIYSVFNAVFMIGTFLFVLCSYALVILVVLRMPSAASKHNAFSTCASHLAVVVLFFGSVMVMYVNPGSEHPMKMQKIVTLFYSVITPLCNPLIYSLRNKEMMAALRKIFRIE, from the coding sequence ATGTACATGTTCTTGGGGAATTTCTCTTTTCTAGAAATATGTTATGTCACCACAACTCTTCCTAACCTGTTGGTCAACTTCCTCTCTACAACCAAGTCCATCTCCTTTGTGAGTTGTTTTGTAcaattctactttttcttctcttttggatGTGACGAGGGCTTCTACCTTTGCATCATGGCCTTTGACAGGTACCTTGCCATCTGCCATCCTCTACATTATCCACGCATCATGACTAAAGAGCTATATACTAGCCTGGCCATCTTTGGATGGTCTTGTGGGTTTATCCTCTTCCTAACCCCAGTTGTTGTCATTTCACAATTGCCCTACTGTGGCCCAAATATCATCAACCATTTTGTGTGTGATCCTGTCCCATTGATGATGCTGTCCTGTTCTGAAGACACCACCACACAGCTCATTTACTCTGTTTTCAATGCTGTCTTCATGATTGGCACTTTTCTCTTTGTCCTTTGTTCCTATGCTCTGGTGATTCTGGTTGTGCTACGGATGCCCTCAGCAGCGAGCAAACACAATGCTTTCTCCACTTGTGCTTCTCATCTGGCTGTGGTGGTTCTGTTTTTTGGCTCTGTTATGGTGATGTATGTGAACCCAGGATCAGAACATCCAATGAAAATGCAAAAAATTGTTACCTTGTTTTATTCTGTGATAACACCTCTATGCAATCCTCTAATATACAGCCTCAGAAACAAGGAGATGATGGCTGCTCTGAGGAAAATCTTCAGGATTGAATGA